Genomic DNA from Paenibacillus sp. MBLB1832:
ATGAAACCATGTCTGCTATTCGAAAATTGGAAGAGAGCTCTCACCAAATCGGTGAGTTTGTGACCGCAATTGAAGGTATTACAGCGACGACCAATCTGCTCGCGTTGAATGCTTCTATTGAGGCGGCGCGTGCTGGTGAGCACGGTAGAGGATTCGGGGTCGTAGCGGGAGAGATTCGCAAACTTGCGGAGCAGTCGAACACGGCGACCTCGCAAATCGCGGCATTAGTCCATGTGATCCAACAGGAGACGCAAGCTTCCGTTCGCATGATGGAGCTCAGCAGTACAGCGGTTACATCACTTACGCAGAAGGCAGAGCAGGGCAACCTTTCGCTGCAAAAAATTCAGGTGCATGTTGATGACACCGAAGTGAGCATTACGCATTTGCTGCAAACGATTGATATGGTGCTGGGCAATTCCAAGCATGTGCTAACCGCGATTGAAGAAGCATCAGCGACTTCACAGGAAATGACCGCATCTACCCAAGAGGTATCTGCTTTTATCCAAGAACAGCATGCGTCCATTGATTTGTTGTCCAACAATCTCAAAGAAATGAGCGGAATTGCGGTACTGCTAAGAAATGAAGTCAGCAAATTTGTTGTATAAGTGAGAGAGCGCCCATTAGGGTGCTCTCTTCTATTTTCGACTCGGCAGCAAACGTGTGGCTATGCCAATTCGATTCCAGCTATTGATGGTGTTAATCGCCATAACCAGCACCATGAATTCCTGCTCATTAAATACAATGAGCGGAAGTTTTTTGTCGTTCGTTGCAGCGCGCAACAATCACATAAAATATGGTAAACTAAACTCAGTAAGCTGAGCGAAAGGTGAGATAACCATGTCAATCGATTTGTCTAAAGGTCAACGTATCGACTTAACGAAAACAAACCCAGGTCTAACCAAAATAATCGTGGGACTTGGCTGGGATATTAATAGATACCAAGGGGGAGGCGAATTCGATCTGGATGCATCGGCCTTTCTTCTTCATGAAGATGGTAAAGCAAAATCAGCAGCAGATTTCGTTTTTTATAATAACCTCCAAGCATATGACGGTGCGGTCCTTCACACAGGTGACAATCGAACGGGGGAAGGCGACGGTGATGACGAACAAATCATCATTGATTTTGCTAAGATCCCAGCCACGATCAACCGGATTGGCATTACCGTGACGATTCATGAGGCTAGTCAACGTTCTCAAAATTTTGGACAAGTTAGCCATGCATTCGTGAGGGTAGTGAATGAAGTTACAAAGCAGGAAATTATGCGATACGATTTGGGTGAAGAGTTTTCGATTGAAACGGCTGTCGTCTTCTGTGAGTTTTATCGATATGGAAGTGATTGGAAATTCCAGGCGATTGGCAGTGGTTTTGCGGGTGGCTTGGCGGCGCTGGTTAGGAATTATGGGTTGGAGTAGGGTGAAGTTGTAAGAAGCACAGGCCTAATTTGGGCAGGTGCCTCTTTTTATATTTCAAGCTCGTCATTGGCAGCTGACATCTCGTCACCAACAAAAACTCAACACTACCGTAATATCCTTATCAAATAGATCAATATGCCCGTGTTCGTTCCGGGTAAACATGTACCCATTTTCCTCGATCCCCCGACATATATGAGAAAGACGATGTTCATCCATTTGGATTAGCTTTGCTAATTGTGCGAGCTGTATGGGCTTGTTATTGAGTGACAGCATCATACCAACCTACTTTCCGTCTGATTTAGGTGACTATGATTAAATTAACAAGAATGAGATGCAAAGTATCAGGAATCTTGTCGTCCAAGTTCTCACAATACAAAGTGTTTTGTAGTTTGTCACAAACGTCATGCAATAAACAGCTGTGAAAAAGAAAGGCCGCCGCTCTCATAAGCGACAGCCTTAACGCTCCCGTCCTGGAAAGACGTCGGGAGCTATTTATTTTTTACACATGCACAATATGCTGCTCCGTATCCACAGTGCCTCGGGACATCAAAAAGCAACAGCGAGATTGGCTTCTTTTTCTTGGCATAAGCGGCAAGGTAATAGTGAGTCCGTGAAATAAACGTCCTGCGGTTTAACGTCCCCGTTAAATCATTATAGTTTGCCAGGCGGAGCAGAGCTTGGTCGGCTTGTTCTTTCATTAAGAGAATGAAGCCTGTATTGGCTGCAATAAGCAAAGGATCGTTAAATAAAACCAGCCAAGAACATTGGTCAACGTGGATGTGCTTTTTCTGTGAATCATACGGTACGCAGGCAGCAGAAGAGCAGAAGCCAAGCAGATGGAAACAAAAGCGATGCGAAAATTTTCTGTATTCTGGATCAGCAGGATGCTGTGAAAGCCGACAATACCTGCGAGGACCCAGGCGAAATACAGGTTTCGCGTGATGAATTCACAAGGCATACCGTAAATGTATCTGTCACGCCGCCGCGTAGCATAAGGATCAGCCATGCCGTGGCTTGCACACATTTTGCAAAGAAAAAGTATCGGATTGTAGGATCGCTCTTATGCTGACACCAATAGGCATAATGAATACCGCGGTGAATAGCTGTCTGATGACGAGTGTTAGCAGCATGGTTTTCAAATCTAAGTTTAGACTCATCTATTGCGCCATGAATGAAGAAAAACGGTAGAGATCCTGTAAAAATTTGTCGAATACCTTCTAGCAAAGTTGCTGAAAAGAATCCTAGAACGTGAATAGCATTTCCGATGAAGGAAAAGATAACAATGCGACGATAGGAAGCCGTCTAATTACTGCGCTAACTAAATAGCTAATTTGGAGGGTGTTAAAGTTGAATATTTTACGTGATGAACTCAAACGAACGAAAGATGGTTATGAAGTAATCATTTACCTTGACACACAGGATGTCGAATTTGCAAGTGAATCGGGACCCAATAATAAGGAAAAGCAAGGATTAACAAATGATATCCAAGCTTATGTAAAGAAGAAGTACCCCAAAATAAGAGTCAACGTAGCGAGAGTTATGCTGGGGGGCATGCTCGTCTCTACGATTCCTCTGTCGGGGGGACTCGCACACGCGGCTGAAGCTAATCCTACAACTCCTACAACCCCGCCTGCAGTAACGCAGACATCAGGTGTAAAAACGTCCGCAGACTTTACGGATCTTGTTGGTATTGATGCAGGGCTGAAAGCCAAAGTGGATGCTTTGCTTGCTAAGGGTTACATGGAAGGTAAAACAGATACAACGTTTGATATCACTGGCAATATGACACGTGCTGAAGCAGCTAAGCTCGTTTCCAAAGTCATGGGTTTAACTGTCGGCACAGAAACAAAGTCAAGTTTTGCGGATGTCAGCTCAACGGATGGATCGATCAGCTGGTCGATTCCTTACATCGAAGCGGCTAAAAAAGCTGGCATTATCGACGGTATGACGGATACTACCTTCGCACCGAAAGATAACGTAACACTCGGACAATTGGCTACCATGTTCGTAAAAGGTCTTGGTAAAACAGCTGACGTTAAACAAACACCAGGCACCCCATGGTACCAAGGTTACATGGATGTAGCCAAAGCAAACGGTATTGACCTTGGCGCAGACGGTTCCAAAATGGCAAGTCGCGCTGACCTGGTGAGCGGTTCGTATGCGGCGGATGTGGCGGTTAGCGCTACGCAGGCTGTTACGCTTAGCGATGTTAAAGCGACAGGGGCTAAGCAACTAACGGTAACGTTTAACAAAGCGGTTGACGATACCAAAGCGGTATTTGCTGTGAAGAAGGGCACGATTACAACTAACATTGCTACAACTACCTTCTCTGCTGATAAGAAAACCGCTACTCTTGAGTTGAGCAGCAAATTGACAGATGGTGATTATGCAATTAGTGTTTCAGGGCTTTCTACTGCACCACTTACTAAAACGATAACAGCAGTGAGTGAAAAAGTATCTAAAATTGAATTCCTATCTCAAACTGCTCCTCTTTCAGATTTTGATGCAGATGGGAATATTGATGGTGCCACTGTTGGTTATAAGGTTACCAACCAATATGGTGAAGATATTACTAGCACCACAGATTTAACTTCGAATTCAACTGTTGGTACACCTGATGCGACTGCTGGGAAGTTTACAATCGCAAAAACGGACTTTGCTACAAATGATAAAGTTAGTGTGACTCTTATTCATCCAGCAACTGCTGTTTCTGCAACTGCTACTCTCACAGTCTCTTCAGAAGCGAAAGTTGCAGACATCTCTATCGTGAAGCTTTACAACAAAGATGGTAAACAACTAAATGAAGACACTAATCTTGCAACTGACAAGTTCTACTTATTAGTAGATGCAAAAGATCAGTATGGTACTGCCATTACTAATCCAGCAAAACTAAGCGCTGCTAATTTACTTGTCAACGAAACTAATAATGCATCCACTGATGCTGCAACTGCATTCACAACAATTAAAGTTGATGGTGTAGATACAGTAGCTTTGCCAATTAATGCTCCTGCAGCAGGCATTACAGTAGGTTCAAATATCGTTACATTAATTTCGACAACATCTGGTAAGAGTGCATCATTAGAGGTTAAAGTAGTTGAGTCGGTACGTTCAGATGTTGTAAATCTTACAAATCCAGGGTTAGTTGCAGCTAATGAAGATGTTTATATTGGTGTTGAAGCTTTAGATAAAACTGGTAAAGCAATTACTGATGTAAAGACCCTTAACGACGCAACAAAAGGAACAAAAGTCACTGTCGGCAGTGCAACATTAACCAATCCGTTCGAACTTAAAGATGGCGCAGTAGTCATTAAAGTTCCAGCTGCTCAAGTATCTACAAAAGGCGTAGTTTCCCTGATTGCTGTTACATCTAGCAACAAAGTATCGACACTTACACTTAACGTAAAAGATGAAGCAATTCCTACAGTTATAAGAGGGGTAGACGCTGACTTTGGCAAGACTTTAGTAGGTTCTGCTTCAACAACTGTAGGTGTTAGCAACTTAGTAGTAGAAGATCAATACGGTCGTGTCATGACGGATGCTGCTGTAACTACATGGCTTGATGCTGGTAATAAAATCCTAGTTACAGAAGATGAAAATGCTACAGTAGTAGCTGTAGGTAATACTGATGCAGCTAAAAATATTACAAGTTCTGGAGGAACAGTAACTCCAGTAACTGTAACAGCAGGTGCAGCTAACGGTACTGAAAAATTAACATTTACATTAGTAAAAGCAGGTACTCCTCAAACTGCAAGCGCTGGGGAAGTGACTATGCGCGTCACAGATGGTACAGAGTATGTTTCTTACTCTGTAGATACAGTAGGCACCGTATATGATGAAAAAGGTGCTGCTGCTGCAAATACTGATGCTGCTGCTTATGATAAGGCTGTTAAAGTTTATGGAGTATTAGCTGACGGCAGCAAAGTTCTACTATCTGTATCTAATGATTATACGATTACTTCAACAAATAGCGCAGTACAAACAGATGTTAGTGGTGATTCAGTAATTGACCAAACAACTGC
This window encodes:
- a CDS encoding carboxymuconolactone decarboxylase family protein — encoded protein: MLRAATNDKKLPLIVFNEQEFMVLVMAINTINSWNRIGIATRLLPSRK
- a CDS encoding TerD family protein; translated protein: MSIDLSKGQRIDLTKTNPGLTKIIVGLGWDINRYQGGGEFDLDASAFLLHEDGKAKSAADFVFYNNLQAYDGAVLHTGDNRTGEGDGDDEQIIIDFAKIPATINRIGITVTIHEASQRSQNFGQVSHAFVRVVNEVTKQEIMRYDLGEEFSIETAVVFCEFYRYGSDWKFQAIGSGFAGGLAALVRNYGLE
- a CDS encoding S-layer homology domain-containing protein; this translates as MNILRDELKRTKDGYEVIIYLDTQDVEFASESGPNNKEKQGLTNDIQAYVKKKYPKIRVNVARVMLGGMLVSTIPLSGGLAHAAEANPTTPTTPPAVTQTSGVKTSADFTDLVGIDAGLKAKVDALLAKGYMEGKTDTTFDITGNMTRAEAAKLVSKVMGLTVGTETKSSFADVSSTDGSISWSIPYIEAAKKAGIIDGMTDTTFAPKDNVTLGQLATMFVKGLGKTADVKQTPGTPWYQGYMDVAKANGIDLGADGSKMASRADLVSGSYAADVAVSATQAVTLSDVKATGAKQLTVTFNKAVDDTKAVFAVKKGTITTNIATTTFSADKKTATLELSSKLTDGDYAISVSGLSTAPLTKTITAVSEKVSKIEFLSQTAPLSDFDADGNIDGATVGYKVTNQYGEDITSTTDLTSNSTVGTPDATAGKFTIAKTDFATNDKVSVTLIHPATAVSATATLTVSSEAKVADISIVKLYNKDGKQLNEDTNLATDKFYLLVDAKDQYGTAITNPAKLSAANLLVNETNNASTDAATAFTTIKVDGVDTVALPINAPAAGITVGSNIVTLISTTSGKSASLEVKVVESVRSDVVNLTNPGLVAANEDVYIGVEALDKTGKAITDVKTLNDATKGTKVTVGSATLTNPFELKDGAVVIKVPAAQVSTKGVVSLIAVTSSNKVSTLTLNVKDEAIPTVIRGVDADFGKTLVGSASTTVGVSNLVVEDQYGRVMTDAAVTTWLDAGNKILVTEDENATVVAVGNTDAAKNITSSGGTVTPVTVTAGAANGTEKLTFTLVKAGTPQTASAGEVTMRVTDGTEYVSYSVDTVGTVYDEKGAAAANTDAAAYDKAVKVYGVLADGSKVLLSVSNDYTITSTNSAVQTDVSGDSVIDQTTAATYGTDKTEVVAPITVTINATGQQFNQDVTISKVAPSVKTVKFVNDNTTSSTAVTTMKHTAGAGFSIANITAGNDKTNIVVTDQYGVSVVAAAAAGDITFADGTTVAAPRVTITPVTGAISITNNGLANAAVTASTVTAGDVFDVTVTYAGGATSTVRVTVE